In one window of Bos javanicus breed banteng chromosome 24, ARS-OSU_banteng_1.0, whole genome shotgun sequence DNA:
- the NARS1 gene encoding asparagine--tRNA ligase, cytoplasmic isoform X1 produces the protein MSLEVVRAAAGMVLAELYVSDREGNDVTGDGTKEKPFKTGLKALMTVGKEPFPTIYVDSQKENERWDVISKSQMKNIRKLWHREQMKSESREKKEAEDNLRREKNLEEAKKITIKNDPSLPEPKCVKIRELKGYRGQRIKVFGWVHRLRRQGKNLMFLVLRDGTGFLQCVLSDDLCQCYNGVVLSTESSVAVYGMLNLTPKGKQAPGGHELSCDFWELIGLAPAGGADNLINEESDVDVQLNNRHMMIRGENMSKILKARSVITRCFRDHFFDRGYHEITPPTLVQTQVEGGATLFKLDYFGEEAYLTQSSQLYLETCIPALGDVFCIAQSYRAEQSRTRRHLAEYTHVEAECPFLTFEELLNRLEDLVCDVVDRVLKSPAGNIVRDLNPNFKPPKRPFKRMNYSDAIVWLKEHNIKKEDGTFYEFGEDIPEAPERLMTDTINEPILLCRFPVEIKSFYMQRCPEDPRLTESVDVLMPNVGEIVGGSMRIWDNEEILAGYKREGIDPTPYYWYTDQRKYGTCPHGGYGLGLERFLTWILDRYHIRDVCLYPRFVQRCKP, from the exons ATGTCCTTGGAGGTGGTCAGGGCGGCCGCAGGGATGGTGCTCG CAGAACTGTATGTCTCCGACCGAGAGGGAAATGATGTTACTGGTGATGGAACCAAGGAGAAACCTTTTAAAACAGGCCTTAAG GCTTTGATGACAGTTGGAAAAGAACCCTTTCCTACCATTTACGTAgattcacaaaaagaaaatgag AGGTGGGATGTTATTTCTAAGTCCCAGATGAAGAACATTAGGAAGCTGTGGCACAGGGAGCAGATGAAGAGTGAGTCCCGGGAGAAGAAAGAG GCAGAAGATAATTTGCGAAGAGAGAAGAACCTGGAAGAAGCAAAGAAGATTACCATTAAAAATGACCCAAGTCTTCCAGAGCCGAAATGT GTGAAGATTCGGGAACTAAAAGGATACAGAGGCCAAAGGATAAAGGTGTTTGGCTGGGTCCACAGGCTGCGTAGGCAAG GAAAGAATTTAATGTTTCTGGTGTTGCGGGACGGTACGGGTTTTCTCCAGTGTGTCCTGTCAGATGATCTg TGTCAGTGTTACAATGGCGTTGTCTTGTCCACTGAGAGCAGTGTTGCAGTGTATGGAATGCTGAATCTTACCCCAAAGGGCAAGCAG GCTCCGGGGGGCCACGAGCTGAGCTGCGACTTCTGGGAGCTGATCGGGTTGGCCCCCGCCGGAGGTGCTGACAACTTGATCAACGAGGAGTCCGACGTGGACGTCCAGCTCAACAACAGACACATGATGATCCGCGGGGAGAACATGTCCAAAATCCTGAAGGCGCGCTCCGTGATCACCAGGTGCTTCAGAGACCACTTCTTCGACAGGGGGTACCACGAA ATCACTCCTCCAACGTTGGTGCAAACACAGGTGGAAGGCGGCGCCACGCTCTTCAAGCTCGACTATTTTGGGGAAGAGGCATATCTGACGCAGTCCTCTCAGCTCTACCTGGAGACCTGCATTCCAGCTCTGGGGGACGTCTTTTGCATCGCACAGTCATACAGGGCAGAACAGTCCAGAACACGAAGGCACCTGGCTGA ATACACTCACGTGGAAGCCGAGTGTCCTTTCCTGACCTTCGAGGAGCTCCTGAACCGCCTGGAGGACTTGGTGTGTGACGTGGTTGATAGAGTCCTGAAATCACCCGCAGGAAACATAGTGCGCGACCTCAACCCG AATTTTAAGCCCCCTAAACGGCCTTTCAAACGGATGAACTATTCAGACGCGATTGTGTGGCTGAAAGAACACAACATAAAGAAAGAAGACGGAACTTTCTATGAATTTGGAGAG GACATCCCGGAAGCTCCAGAGAGACTGATGACGGACACCATCAATGAACCCATCTTGCTATGTCGCTTTCCCGTGGAGATCAAGTCCTTCTACATGCAGCGCTGTCCCGAGGACCCCCGGCTCACCGAATCT GTCGACGTGTTGATGCCCAATGTTGGTGAGATCGTGGGTGGCTCCATGCGTATCTGGGATAATGAAGagatcctggcaggttacaaaAGAGAAGGGATTGACCCCACTCCCTATTACTGGTACACGGATCAG AGAAAATATGGCACGTGTCCACATGGCGGCTATGGCCTGGGCTTGGAACGATTCTTAACCTGGATTCTGGACAGATACCACATCCGAGATGTGTGTTTGTACCCTCGGTTTGTCCAGCGCTGCAAGCCATGA
- the NARS1 gene encoding asparagine--tRNA ligase, cytoplasmic isoform X2, whose translation MSLEVVRAAAGMVLELYVSDREGNDVTGDGTKEKPFKTGLKALMTVGKEPFPTIYVDSQKENERWDVISKSQMKNIRKLWHREQMKSESREKKEAEDNLRREKNLEEAKKITIKNDPSLPEPKCVKIRELKGYRGQRIKVFGWVHRLRRQGKNLMFLVLRDGTGFLQCVLSDDLCQCYNGVVLSTESSVAVYGMLNLTPKGKQAPGGHELSCDFWELIGLAPAGGADNLINEESDVDVQLNNRHMMIRGENMSKILKARSVITRCFRDHFFDRGYHEITPPTLVQTQVEGGATLFKLDYFGEEAYLTQSSQLYLETCIPALGDVFCIAQSYRAEQSRTRRHLAEYTHVEAECPFLTFEELLNRLEDLVCDVVDRVLKSPAGNIVRDLNPNFKPPKRPFKRMNYSDAIVWLKEHNIKKEDGTFYEFGEDIPEAPERLMTDTINEPILLCRFPVEIKSFYMQRCPEDPRLTESVDVLMPNVGEIVGGSMRIWDNEEILAGYKREGIDPTPYYWYTDQRKYGTCPHGGYGLGLERFLTWILDRYHIRDVCLYPRFVQRCKP comes from the exons ATGTCCTTGGAGGTGGTCAGGGCGGCCGCAGGGATGGTGCTCG AACTGTATGTCTCCGACCGAGAGGGAAATGATGTTACTGGTGATGGAACCAAGGAGAAACCTTTTAAAACAGGCCTTAAG GCTTTGATGACAGTTGGAAAAGAACCCTTTCCTACCATTTACGTAgattcacaaaaagaaaatgag AGGTGGGATGTTATTTCTAAGTCCCAGATGAAGAACATTAGGAAGCTGTGGCACAGGGAGCAGATGAAGAGTGAGTCCCGGGAGAAGAAAGAG GCAGAAGATAATTTGCGAAGAGAGAAGAACCTGGAAGAAGCAAAGAAGATTACCATTAAAAATGACCCAAGTCTTCCAGAGCCGAAATGT GTGAAGATTCGGGAACTAAAAGGATACAGAGGCCAAAGGATAAAGGTGTTTGGCTGGGTCCACAGGCTGCGTAGGCAAG GAAAGAATTTAATGTTTCTGGTGTTGCGGGACGGTACGGGTTTTCTCCAGTGTGTCCTGTCAGATGATCTg TGTCAGTGTTACAATGGCGTTGTCTTGTCCACTGAGAGCAGTGTTGCAGTGTATGGAATGCTGAATCTTACCCCAAAGGGCAAGCAG GCTCCGGGGGGCCACGAGCTGAGCTGCGACTTCTGGGAGCTGATCGGGTTGGCCCCCGCCGGAGGTGCTGACAACTTGATCAACGAGGAGTCCGACGTGGACGTCCAGCTCAACAACAGACACATGATGATCCGCGGGGAGAACATGTCCAAAATCCTGAAGGCGCGCTCCGTGATCACCAGGTGCTTCAGAGACCACTTCTTCGACAGGGGGTACCACGAA ATCACTCCTCCAACGTTGGTGCAAACACAGGTGGAAGGCGGCGCCACGCTCTTCAAGCTCGACTATTTTGGGGAAGAGGCATATCTGACGCAGTCCTCTCAGCTCTACCTGGAGACCTGCATTCCAGCTCTGGGGGACGTCTTTTGCATCGCACAGTCATACAGGGCAGAACAGTCCAGAACACGAAGGCACCTGGCTGA ATACACTCACGTGGAAGCCGAGTGTCCTTTCCTGACCTTCGAGGAGCTCCTGAACCGCCTGGAGGACTTGGTGTGTGACGTGGTTGATAGAGTCCTGAAATCACCCGCAGGAAACATAGTGCGCGACCTCAACCCG AATTTTAAGCCCCCTAAACGGCCTTTCAAACGGATGAACTATTCAGACGCGATTGTGTGGCTGAAAGAACACAACATAAAGAAAGAAGACGGAACTTTCTATGAATTTGGAGAG GACATCCCGGAAGCTCCAGAGAGACTGATGACGGACACCATCAATGAACCCATCTTGCTATGTCGCTTTCCCGTGGAGATCAAGTCCTTCTACATGCAGCGCTGTCCCGAGGACCCCCGGCTCACCGAATCT GTCGACGTGTTGATGCCCAATGTTGGTGAGATCGTGGGTGGCTCCATGCGTATCTGGGATAATGAAGagatcctggcaggttacaaaAGAGAAGGGATTGACCCCACTCCCTATTACTGGTACACGGATCAG AGAAAATATGGCACGTGTCCACATGGCGGCTATGGCCTGGGCTTGGAACGATTCTTAACCTGGATTCTGGACAGATACCACATCCGAGATGTGTGTTTGTACCCTCGGTTTGTCCAGCGCTGCAAGCCATGA